A part of Bacillus rossius redtenbacheri isolate Brsri chromosome 1, Brsri_v3, whole genome shotgun sequence genomic DNA contains:
- the LOC134529468 gene encoding NF-kappa-B inhibitor cactus-like, which yields MESFVISNVFGARNNRGDNFLHDICHHGCLSLLLRAEWCLDQTHNLLLQQFNYEGYQCVHIVVQRHRGQKALQLLEVLMDMGADLNAPDRTSGSTPLHLAVINEDYELVTWMCQEISVNLESCDYSRLTAYQVAWKRNDYKMMKIFEKFDADCDQPYSSESESEN from the coding sequence ATGGAGTCCTTTGTGATTAGCAATGTTTTCGGCGCTAGAAACAACAGAGGGGACAACTTTCTTCATGACATTTGCCACCATGGGTGTTTGTCCCTACTTCTACGAGCTGAATGGTGTCTAGACCAAACGCACAATCTTCTGTTGCAGCAATTCAATTATGAAGGATACCAGTGCGTTCATATTGTTGTGCAACGCCACAGAGGGCAAAAAGCATTGCAGCTGCTGGAAGTCTTGATGGACATGGGAGCAGATCTGAATGCACCAGACAGAACGTCAGGAAGTACTCCGCTTCACTTAGCTGTCATCAATGAGGATTACGAGCTGGTAACTTGGATGTGTCAGGAGATTAGTGTGAACCTAGAATCTTGCGACTATTCTAGGCTGACGGCCTACCAAGTCGCTTGGAAGAGAAATGATTACAAAATGATGAAAATTTTCGAGAAATTTGATGCCGACTGTGACCAGCCGTACTCAAGTGAAAGTGAAAGTGAAAATTAG